The genomic DNA TGGCCATGCCCGCCGAGACCACTCCGCCCGGAGAGTTGATGTACATGTAGATTTCCTTCTCCGGATCCTCGGACTCCAGAAAAAGCAACTGGGCGCAGATCAGGCTCGCCACGTGGTCGTCTATGGCGCTGCTGAGCAGGATGATGCGGTCCTTGAGCAGCCGGGAGTAGATGTCGTACGCGCGTTCGGTGCGACCGGTCGTTTCAATGACCATCGGTATGGCGACCATGAGCGTCTCCTTGGGAGCATTTTGTTGTTTATCGGCTGGCGGCATGCAAAACCTTACACGCGTTCCCGCCTGAGGGACACTTGCAAGACCGATTCCGCTCGATGTCAGGCGGATACAGTATGCGGCAATTCCCCTTGAACGACAAGGGGAAACTTCTTTCCACAGCCTGGAGTAAATAGGCATGAACCGGCTGCGGTCAAGAGGAATGTGACAAAAAAACGGCGACCCGGAGACTCCGGGTCGCCGCATGTCATCGACGATCCTGTCGGCTATTTGTCGCCCGACTTGGCAGCGGCCTTCTTGGCAGGCGCCTTCTTGGCTGCGGGCTTGGCTTCATCTTTCTTGGCGGCGGGCTTCTTGGCCGGTGCCTTCTTGGCCGGTGCCTCCTTGTCTGTCTCGCCGGTGGGCGGATCGATCTCCTTGATCTCGGCGGCGTCGTAGATCAGTTCAGAGGCCTTGTCGCACAGCAGACGGTCCTTGAGAGGCACGACGAGGTTGTTGTCCTCGTAGTATTTCTTCAACTCGTGCAGGGGCTGCCTGGTCTGCATGGCCAGCTGGGTCAGGGTGGATTCGATCTCCTCGGGGGTGATCTCCAGCCCTTCCTCGGCGGCCACGGCCAGCAGGAATATCTCGGTCTTGACGGTGTTCTCAGCCTCGGCCTTGAACTCGTCGCGGATCTGCTGCGGGGTCTTGCCCAGGATCTGCAACCCCTTGCCCTGGCGGTCGAGCCGGTACTCCAGGTCCTGCACCAGCCGGTCGATGCGATCTTCGACCATGGCGGGCGGCAGCGGGAACTCGGCAATGCCCTCGATGATGGTCGAGAGCAGCTGGCTCTGGGCCGCGGACTTGTGCATCTGCTTGCGCTGGGATGCATAGGATTCGCGGATGCCGGCCCGCATGGTCTCGACATCCTTGAATCCGGCCTTCATGGCCACGGAGTCGCTCATCTCGGGCGTGATGCGCTCCTTGACGGCGTGCAGCTTGACCTTCATGGTCACGGTCTGCCCGGCCAGATTCTGGTTGATGAAATCCTCGGGGAAGGTGATGTCGGTCTCGCCGGATTCCCCGGTGGTCATGGTCTTGAGCAG from Pseudodesulfovibrio aespoeensis Aspo-2 includes the following:
- the tig gene encoding trigger factor; this encodes MEYNVEEISPVKRKIMVQVPAEEVNAALTATIAMYRMQADVKGFRKGKVPSSVVESKYRKQVYGEATTDLINYQINEIMSGLSLQPMSRIDVDAKELVREEDFTYSITFEVAPKLDLPKYKGLSVEEVKAVVDDAEVAEVEKRILENNAEVKVIEDVRPPKDGEVASVSFGAYRDGEIVEGIKAENFDLVMGQKQALPEFEELLKTMTTGESGETDITFPEDFINQNLAGQTVTMKVKLHAVKERITPEMSDSVAMKAGFKDVETMRAGIRESYASQRKQMHKSAAQSQLLSTIIEGIAEFPLPPAMVEDRIDRLVQDLEYRLDRQGKGLQILGKTPQQIRDEFKAEAENTVKTEIFLLAVAAEEGLEITPEEIESTLTQLAMQTRQPLHELKKYYEDNNLVVPLKDRLLCDKASELIYDAAEIKEIDPPTGETDKEAPAKKAPAKKPAAKKDEAKPAAKKAPAKKAAAKSGDK